The following coding sequences lie in one Saimiri boliviensis isolate mSaiBol1 chromosome 6, mSaiBol1.pri, whole genome shotgun sequence genomic window:
- the NNMT gene encoding nicotinamide N-methyltransferase — protein MESGFTSKDTYLSHFNPRDYLEKYYKFGSRYSAESQILKHLLKNLFKIFYLDGVKGDLLIDIGSGPTIYQLLSACESFKEIIVTDYSDQNLQELEKWLKKEPEAFDWSPVVTYVCDLEGNRVKGPEKEERLRQAVKQVLKCDVTQSQPLGAVSVPLADCLLSTLCLDAACPDLPTYCRALRNLGSLLKPGGFLVIMDALKSSYYMIGEQKFSSLPLGREAVEAAVKEAGYTIEQFEVISQSYSSTMANNEGLFSLVGRKPSRSP, from the exons ATGGAATCAGGCTTCACCTCCAAGGACACTTACCTAAGTCATTTTAACCCTCGGGATTACCTAGAAAAATACTACAAGTTTGGGTCTAGGTACTCTGCAGAAAGCCAGATTCTTAAGCACCTTCTGAAAAATCTTTTCAAGATATTCTACCTAG ACGGTGTGAAGGGAGACCTGCTGATTGACATCGGCTCTGGCCCCACCATCTATCAGCTCCTCTCTGCTTGTGAATCCTTTAAGGAGATCATTGTCACTGACTACTCAGACCAGAACCTGCAGGAGCTGGAGAAGTGGCTAAAGAAAGAGCCAGAGGCCTTCGACTGGTCCCCAGTGGTGACCTATGTGTGTGATCTTGAAGGGAACAG agtcaagggtccagagaaggaggaaaggttgaggcaggcggtCAAGCAGGTGCTGAAGTGTGATGTGACTCAGAGCCAGCCGCTGGGGGCCGTCTCCGTACCCCTGGCTGACTGCCTGCTCAGCACGCTGTGCCTGGATGCCGCCTGCCCAGACCTCCCCACCTACTGCAGGGCGCTCAGGAACCTCGGCAGCCTACTGAAGCCAGGTGGCTTCCTGGTGATCATGGACGCGCTGAAGAGCAGCTACTACATGATTGGCGAGCAGAAGTTCTCCAGCCTCCCCCTGGGCCGGGAGGCAGTAGAGGCTGCTGTGAAAGAGGCTGGCTACACGATCGAACAGTTTGAAGTGATTTCGCAAAGTTATTCTTCCACCATGGCCAACAATGAAGGACTTTTTTCCCTGGTGGGGAGGAAGCCGAGCAGATCCCCGTGA